A single window of Ovis canadensis isolate MfBH-ARS-UI-01 breed Bighorn chromosome 15, ARS-UI_OviCan_v2, whole genome shotgun sequence DNA harbors:
- the LOC138420185 gene encoding olfactory receptor 52K1-like → MSSWTNGSSNLSYTSFILLGFPGLQESRALLVLPFLSIYLVIVSANALVIHTVVAQRSLHQPMYLLIALLLAVNICAASTVVPAMLLSFSSRFSRISLARCLVQMFCIYFLIVFDCNILLVMALDRYVAICYPLRYAEIVTGQLLAGLVGAAAARSTCIVAPVVGLASSVRFCRSDVIHHFACEHMALMKLSCGDISLNKTVGLTVRIFNRVLDMLLLGASYSRIIHAAFRISSGRACSKALNTCGSHLLVIFTVYSSTMSSSIVYRVAHTASQDVHNLLSAFYLLLPCLVNPIIYGARTKEIRQQLATVFQRAQHQVSNEKLQPPPSHRELPA, encoded by the coding sequence ATGTCATCATGGACCAACGGCAGCTCCAACCTGTCCTATACCAGCTTCATCCTGCTGGGCTTCCCGGGGCTGCAGGAGTCCCGAGCCCTCCTGGTGCTGCCCTTCCTCAGCATCTACCTGGTGATCGTCTCTGCCAACGCCCTGGTCATCCACACGGTGGTGGCCCAGAGGAGCCTGCACCAGCCCATGTACCTGCTCATAGCGCTGCTCCTGGCTGTCAACATCTGTGCCGCCAGCACCGTGGTGCCTGCCATGCTGCTCAGCTTCTCCTCCCGATTTAGCCGCATCTCCCTAGCTCGCTGTCTGGTCCAGATGTTCTGCATCTACTTCCTCATTGTCTTTGACTGCAACATCCTCCTGGTCATGGCCCTGGACCGCTATGTTGCCATCTGCTACCCTCTCCGCTATGCAGAGATAGTGACAGGTCAGTTGCTGGCTGGTCTGGTGGGGGCGGCAGCCGCCAGGAGCACTTGCATCGTTGCTCCAGTGGTGGGGCTGGCCTCCAGTGTTCGTTTCTGCCGCTCAGACGTGATCCACCACTTTGCCTGTGAGCACATGGCCCTGATGAAGCTCTCCTGCGGGGATATCTCCCTAAACAAGACTGTGGGGCTCACTGTCCGCATCTTCAACAGAGTcctggacatgctgctgctagGAGCCTCCTACTCCCGCATCATCCATGCTGCCTTTCGAATTTCATCAGGCAGAGCATGTTCAAAGGCCCTGAACACCTGTGGCTCCCACCTGCTGGTCATCTTCACTGTCTACTCATCCACCATGTCCTCATCCATCGTCTACCGCGTGGCCCACACTGCCTCCCAGGATGTGCACAACCTGCTCAGTGCCTTCTACCTGCTGCTTCCATGTCTGGTCAATCCCATCATCTACGGGGCCAGGACCAAGGAAATCAGGCAGCAGCTGGCAACTGTCTTCCAACGGGCACAACACCAGGTCTCCAATGAGAAGCTCCAGCCCCCGCCCTCACATAGGGAGCTTCCTGCCTGA
- the LOC138420186 gene encoding olfactory receptor 52Z1P-like — protein sequence MDEDRNTSTFNISYTNFFLVGFPGLSEWRPFLVLPLTFLYVSIISANALVIHTVAAQRSLHQPMYVLIALLLAVNMCAATAVMPKMLEGFVHYANPISLHGCLAQMFFIYFTLLLDYNLLLAMALDRYVAICHPLRYSDLMTSRLLGVLAFFALTRSLGVAVPLVVLTSRAQFCRTAVIRHFTCEYIALLSIACGDLTFNNHLGLAMRLATVSFDLALLGTSYTRIIYAAFQISSGGARAKALHTCGSHLLVILTIYLSGLSTSIVFRVAKTVSQDVQNLLSAIYLLLPGTLNPVIYGVRTREIRQHIEKMLCGKELAREVREKPERLQNIRVKGKLPG from the coding sequence ATGGATGAGGATCGAAATACCAGCACCTTCAACATTTCCTACACCAACTTCTTCCTGGTGGGCTTTCCTGGATTGTCAGAGTGGAGGCCCTTCCTGGTCCTGCCTCTTACTTTCCTCTATGTAAGCATCATCTCTGCCAACGCCCTGGTCATCCACACAGTGGCAGCCCAGCGGAGCCTGCACCAGCCCATGTACGTGCTCATTGCCCTGCTCCTGGCTGTTAACATGTGTGCTGCTACAGCGGTGATGCCCAAAATGCTGGAAGGCTTTGTGCATTATGCTAACCCCATATCACTGCATGGCTGCCTGGCCCAGATGTTCTTCATCTACTTCACGCTTCTTCTGGACTACAACCTCCTGCTGGCCATGGCCCtagaccgctatgtggccatctgccaccCACTCCGCTACAGTGACCTGATGACCTCCCGTTTGCTGGGTGTGCTGGCCTTTTTCGCCCTGACACGGAGCCTGGGAGTGGCAGTGCCCTTGGTGGTGCTAACCTCACGAGCTCAATTTTGCCGGACAGCGGTGATCCGACATTTCACCTGCGAGTACATTGCACTGCTGAGTATAGCTTGTGGAGACTTGACCTTCAACAACCATTTGGGGCTGGCCATGCGGTTGGCCACTGTGAGCTTTGATCTAGCCCTGCTGGGGACCTCCTACACCCGCATCATCTACGCTGCCTTTCAGATATCTTCCGGGGGAGCCCGAGCCAAGGCCTTGCACACGTGCGGCTCCCACTTACTGGTCATCCTCACCATATACCTCTCTGGTCTCTCCACTTCCATCGTGTTCCGAGTAGCCAAGACTGTGTCTCAGGATGTCCAGAACCTCCTCAGTGCCATCTATTTGCTGCTCCCAGGAACCTTGAATCCAGTCATTTATGGGGTGAGGACCAGAGAGATCCGGCAACATATAGAAAAGATGCTCTGTGGAAAGGAACTCGCCCGGGAAGTT